The genomic segment GTCGGCCATGCCCTTCTTCGACTGGATCAAGGTGATCGCCGCGGTCAGTGTCGTCTTCCCGTGATCGACGTGACCGATCGTCCCGACGTTCACGTGCGGCTTCGTCCGCTGAAATTTCGCTTTTCCCATTCTTTCCTCTAAATCGCGTGAATTACTTCTTGACTTTGTTCATGATCTCTTCAGCCTTCGACTTCGGTACTTCCGCATAGTGGCTGAACTCCATCGAGTACACGGCGCGTCCCTGCGACTGCGAGCGGAGCTTGGTGGAGTAGCCGAACATCTCGGAGAGCGGCACGCTCGCCGCAATCACCTGCGCTTCTCCGCGCTGGGTCATTCCGCCGATCTTTCCGCGCCGCGCTGACAGGTCGCCGAGGATGTCGCCCATGTAATCGTTGGGGCAGACGACCTCGACATTCATAATCGGCTCGAGAATCACCGGGTTGGCGCGCTTTACTGCTTCCTTGATCGCCATCGAGCCCGCGATCTTGAACGCCATTTCGCTCGAGTCGACGTCGTGGTACGAGCCGTAGACCAGCTCGGCCTTTACGTCGACCATCGGATAGCCCGCGATCACACCGTTCTCCAGCGCCTCTCGCATTCCGTTCTCTGCGGGGCCGATGAACTCACGCGGGATTGTGCCACCGACGATCTTGTCCTCGAAGATGAACCCTTCGCCGTGCTTGGCCGGCTCGATGTTGATGACGACGTGACCGTACTGGCCCTTTCCGCCTGACTGGCGAATGAATTTTCCTTCGACCTTCTCAACTCTCTTCTTGATCGTCTCGCGATAAGCAACCTGCGGCCGGCCGATATTTGCATCGACCTTGAACTCACGCTGCATGCGGTCGACGATGATCTCGAGATGGAGCTCACCCATTCCCGAGATGATCGTCTGTCCTGTCTCCTCATCCGTGTGGACGCGGAAAGTCGGATCCTCTTCGGCCAGCTTCTGAAGTGCGATCGCGAGCTTGTCCTGATCCGCCTTCGTCTTCGGCTCGATGGCGACGTCGATGACCGGCATCGGGAACTTCATCGCTTCCAGGATGATCGGATGCTCGTCGTCGCACATCGTGTCGCCGGTGCGAGTGTCGCGAAGTCCGATGGCGGCCGCGATGTCGCCGGCCCGCACCTCCTCGACTTCCTCGCGCTTGTTGGCGTGCATCTGGAGCAGGCGGCTGACGCGCTCGCGCTTGTCCTTGCTCGAGTTGTAGACGTAGGAGCCGGACTTGAGGACGCCCGAATACACTCGGAAGAACGTCAGCTTACCGACGAACGGGTCGGTCGCGATCTTGAACGCGAGGCCGGAAAAGGGCGCGTCGTCAGCGACTTCGCGCGTCTCCTTGTGCGTGTCGTTGTGCGGGGTGTGACCTTCGATCGCCGGCACTTCGACGGGCGAGGGCAGGTAGTCGATGACGGCATCGAGAAGCGCCTGCACGCCCTTGTTCTTGAATGACGCACCGCAAAGCACCGGAACGATGAATCCGCCGACGGTCGCCTTGCGGAGGGCGTGTCGGATCTCGTCGTTCGTGAGCTCGACACCGTCGAGGTACTTGCCGATCAGCTCGTCGTCGTGGTTGACCGCCGCATCGATTACGTCGTGCCGCGCCTTCTCTACCGCTTCCTTATAGATGTCGGGTACGTCCACCACCTCGAACTCCTTGCCGAGCGTGGCGTCGTCGAAGATGTATTGCTTCCGCTCGATGACGTCGATGTGGCCTGTGAACAACTCGCCCGAGCCGACTGGAAGCTGGATCGGGTACGCATCCCTGGTGAGCCGGTTGCGGATCATGTCAAGGCAACGATCGAAGTTCGCGCCAACTCGGTCCATCTTGTTGGAGAAGATGAGGCGCGGGACCATGTAGCGGTCGGCCTGGCGCCAGACGGTCTCGGTCTGCGGCTCTACGCCGGCGACGGAATCGAGAAGTGTGACGGCGCCGTCGAGCACGCGAAGTGAGCGCTCAACTTCGACGGTGAAATCAACGTGACCCGGAGTATCGATGATGTTGATGCGATACTCGATGTCGTTGCGCGTCCAGAAGGCGGTGGTGGCGGCGGAAGTGATGGTGATTCCGCGCTCCTGTTCCTGCTCCATCCAGTCCATCGTGGCGGTGCCTTCGTGGACTTCACCGATTTTGTGCGACTTGCCGGTGTAATAGAGGATGCGCTCGGTGGTGGTTGTCTTCCCGGCATCGATGTGCGCCATGATGCCGATATTCCGATAGCGGTCGAGCGGAGTATCGCGTCCTGATGTATCTGTTGTATTCGGCTTGCCCTTGCCTTCGGGGCGAGCTGGAATGGCAGTGTTTGTCATCGGGGTCTGCTGTGTTCTTGTTGGATACAGCGCTGTCCACATTCAACAAAAACGCGGGTGGACCATGTCGCTCCAGAAGAGGAGCCGGTATCCATCCGCTGCCGCCGGGTGCGCCCGCTACTGAAACGCGGGTGGGGACTCGAGGCGCGCCGGGCGAAGTTGCTACCCGGCGTTGAGTTGTGAACAGCCTTGAATTATCGCACTCTGCGGCGCTGAATGGAAGGGGTTATCCGCATCAGAAAACGGTGTCCTGCGCCCCGGCCAGGTCAACTACCCTCGGCGGATGTTCGCTTGTTCTCACTCGCCCGAGGACACCATTGTATGGGTATGCCTGCAGCACAAACGGAATGGACCGTCGAGATGGTCCACGCGATTCCCGACGACAACAATCGTTACGAGGTGGTGGACGGGGAGTTGTTCGTGACGCCCGCGCCATCGTGGCGACATGGCGACGTGATCGCCGAGCTTCACCTCATTCTTGCTGACTATGTCAAGCAGAATTCAGTCGGTCACGTGAAACTGGCGCCGCAGGACGTTGTTCTGGATCATCGAACGCTCGTCGAGCCGGACATTTTTGTGGTTCCATTGGTCGAGGGAAAGAAACCGCGAGTGTGGGAAGATGTGGGGAAGATGTTGCTAGTTATTGAAGTTCTCTCGCCCAGTACTGCGCGGCTCGATCGTCGCGTAAAGCGCGAGCGGTATCAACGCGAGAGTGTTCCGCAGTATTGGATTGTTGACGTTGACGCGCGTCTCATCGAGCGCTGGCGCCCGAGCGACGACCGTCCGGAGATTCTTGTAGAAAGAATCGAATGGGAGCCTGCCGGTGCGCCCGAGCCGCTTGTGATCGAACTGCGTGAGTTTTTTCAACAAGCTCTGGAATGAAGGCTGGCCTTGATCGATCCTGGTTCGTTCCGTGGCTCTGCTCGACTCTTCCCTTTGCCTGTGGCGACGAAGCCGCAATGAGCTCGATACCGATCGCAATCTTCGACGAGTTGAATTTCGACCCCCTTGTGCTCAGTGAGAAAGGCCGCGATATCCTCTCCCACCAACAACCAAGGAGGAATTGAATGATGATACGCATGCTGACGTTGCTGTTCCTTGTCGGAGGATCAAGAACCGCGGTCGCGCAATGCAGCGACGCAGACAAGAAGGCACTCGAGGCCTTCGACAGGGCCTGGGGCAATGCGAGTGTCGCGGGCGAGAGAGCCTTCCTGCAGAACGCTTACGCCGATGATTATATGGGCCTGAGCGCTGCTGGCACGACGACCAAGGCTCAGACGATCGATAATACGATGAGGGACGCCGAGCGGAACAGAGCGAATCCGCAGCCCGTCGCCATCCCACCGGACAACTTCATCATCACCTGCACTCCCAATACTGCGACAATCACGCACCGGAATACCTTCATCTCGCGCGCAGACGGGAAAGAGGAGACTTTCTACAACCGCAGCATTCACTTCCTTGAAAAGCGCGGCGGACGCTGGCAGGCCGTGAGCAGCACATCAAATGCGCTCAACGATCAGGGCGCGCTGCTCTATATGGAGCGCGACTGGAACGAGGCCTGGAAGCGGCGCGACGTGGCGTGGTTCGAGAAGAACTATGCAGCCAACGCCAGCGACGTGAACAGCCGAACGGGCGAGCTACGCACCAGGGCGCAGGAGATCGAGGCCATGAAGGCCGACAAAAGTGTTCTGGAGTCGCTCGAGTTGTCCGATCTGAATGTTCGCGTCGACGGGAACGCGGCCGTTGTCACTGGCGTCAATCACGTCAAGGGACGTGACGCGCAAGGCAAGCCATTCGAGCGTCGTACGCGCTTTACCGACACCTTCATCAAGCGAGACGGACGGTGGCTGGTATGGGCTACGCAGGGGACCAACATTCCCCAGTAAGGCGCCCGCAAGTGGGATCGGATTGACAAGCTCCACTCCACCTACCTGGTGGAGTGGAGTTTGTTTATCGCGTGATGATCACTTCGAGCTCGGCTGAGCGTCCAAACCGCCGCCCAGGTCCGCCATCGGAGTAGATCCGCTCGATCTGCCGACGTCAAATCGCCACGAACCATCCGCGCCAGAACCGTCGCTCGCATCAAATCCCGATCGCTCATCGATGTCCTCTCCACTGTTCCTCCCGGCAAGGAGGGATATCATGGAGGGTGACGTTTCTATGCGCGCATCAGGGTGACAGAATCGTCCACGTTCGACACGGAGTGGCTATTACTCTGGAGTGCAAACCCATGAGGCAAGAGCCTCATGGGTTTCGTCGCTTACCCCGCGGGAACCCCAGCGATGCTTATCTGATCTACAGCGTTTGAGTTGCCTGGCTTGCCGGTGCGTATGTCGCAGTGCCGTCATCAGGTGATGGAGCTCTCTGCGAAGAGAGCGTCGCTCCCGCGATGCGTCGGAATCGTTGTCCCGCGCGTGGGCGTATCCGTCCATCGTCTGGTCCGAGCCGCTCGAGACAGAGCGCGCCACGGAAAGAAACAGCCGCGAGTATTCTGCGACAAATGCTTCCCACGCATCGTCACCGGAGTGTGACGGCGCTGCGAGCAGGTCAGCTAGAGGACGCGGCAGGTCCGAAACGGGAGACTCCTGCGATGTGCCGAAGGTCTGATGCTGCCTGGGCATCCTTCAGATCCCGGAAAGTCATCGTAGCCATTTCATCAAGAATCGCCTGAACACCAGGCGGACGCCGCATGTGATCAGGCGGAGGTACGCGGTCTCTCATGTCGGAGTGAACAGCGCGGAATGTCGCCTGGGAGACCGAGTCGATTTATTCACCGGCATCGGCACCTGGTCGCGCCTTACGTATCGCGTGTCTCAGCTGCTCGAGCTCCGCGCGCAAAGGCGCCCAGTAATTCCGATCGAGCTCACGCTCGCGCGCTTCCTCGGCGGCAAGCTCGTTGCGAACCTCCTCCGAGCGTCCCGAAATCGCCGCCGCCACCGCCCCGCGCACCTTTCCGTGCTCCGCCGCCTCAGTCGCATGCGCGCCCACGGCCTCCATCAGCAACTCGGGCGTTCTGAGCTCGAGGAGCCAGAAACGCACACGTTCCGCCGTCGGCTCATCCCGGAACACGAAGTAGTTTGCCTCGACAAGCCGCCGAACCATCGGCCAGTCCTTGTCGCGCTGAGTTTTTTTCGCGGCCACCAGATCGGGAAGCGACATGATGTCGAGATCACCCATGCCCCCAATGGTCGCGGTCGTCCGCCTATCCCATAACGACGGGAAAGCGGCAACGCCCCGCATCTTCGACATTACGTCCAGCCGCATCCGCTTCACGTCGGCGCGACGACACGAAAAATGGATGCTGTGGCCGCGGTCGAGGTACTTCTTCTCAAAGGGCGGAACCGCGATCGCTTCGGCATCGAGATCCCGCAGCGCCTGGGTCAGACGGCCGAGATTCTCCGAGTCAGCCAGTATTGCGAGGTCCGTGTCCCGGCTAAACTCCGCTGCGCCGTAAAAGATGCACGCCTGCCCCCCCATCAGCAGCGACTTCACGTCGTGCTCCTGGATCGTTGAAAGGACTCTGTGTATCGGGGTCTGGATCAAGCGTCCCTCCCAGCGTCAAATAAGTGGCCCACAACCGGGCGCTCTCGTCCCATCGTTCGGCCGGAGTCAAACGGTACCATTCGGCCCACTCCGGCTCGCAGATGTCGTCTGGTTCGATCCGCTTCATTGTCGCTCTGGGGAGCTGTGCACTGCGAAGTGGCTCAGGATGGGGCGTACCTCCGCGACTCCTAACTTACTCCGCCAGTCCAGCGATGTAAGGAACTCGGCAGCCGCTCAACGCTTCGTGATCAGGTTTCCGGCGATTATCACGTCAGAAGCCCCGAGGCGCTCACGAGCCTGGTCGAAGCACGCGGAGAAACGTGCGGGATCCAGTACCGTCCCGGCGCGCGTGTCCCGGCACTTTCGCGGTCATGACAGACGCGTTCGGTGTGACGCAAAGTGTGTCGGCGTAGACAAAGCCTCCATTCCGGAAGACGACCAATTCGTCCTCTCCCCGCGTAAGGTCGCGGCCCAGCGACACCAGGTTATGCGCCTCCATTCCGAGGAGATCCCTCGCAGTTGCCTTCGGTTCGAGGGACTACGCAGGTGTGGGCGGGCCGAACATCGCCCCACCCACCGGGAGCGGGACCGCCGATGCCGTCGCGAACGCGCCCGGTGGCCCTCGGCGCTACTCGCTACGGCGGCGGCCTTCCAGCAGGAGCACCTTGCCGCAGTGGCTCTTGCCGGCGTTTCAGCTACATGTACCCATCCCGCCGGAGCGTCTCGAGCCCGCCGCCATCATCCTTGTCCTGCGCGCGTCCGGCGCGCTCTGCGACATGCGCGAAGCGACCCGTCCTGAGCTCCGCGATTATGTCGGTCACGTTGCGCGCATTCGAAGCGACAGCCCTGGTGCAAGGGCCGCATCCCAGCGACCGGTAACGTGTGCCGTCGCCCTGATCGTAGTAGAGGGAAACTGTGGGAATGTTCTCCCGCTCGATGTACTCCCAGATGTTGAGCTCGGTCCAGTCGAGAAGCGGGTGGATGCGAACGTGCGTCCCGGGAGCAAATTCAGTCTTGTATTGATTCCAGAACTCGGGC from the Gemmatimonadaceae bacterium genome contains:
- a CDS encoding GTP-binding protein — translated: MGKAKFQRTKPHVNVGTIGHVDHGKTTLTAAITLIQSKKGMAD
- the fusA gene encoding elongation factor G, producing MTNTAIPARPEGKGKPNTTDTSGRDTPLDRYRNIGIMAHIDAGKTTTTERILYYTGKSHKIGEVHEGTATMDWMEQEQERGITITSAATTAFWTRNDIEYRINIIDTPGHVDFTVEVERSLRVLDGAVTLLDSVAGVEPQTETVWRQADRYMVPRLIFSNKMDRVGANFDRCLDMIRNRLTRDAYPIQLPVGSGELFTGHIDVIERKQYIFDDATLGKEFEVVDVPDIYKEAVEKARHDVIDAAVNHDDELIGKYLDGVELTNDEIRHALRKATVGGFIVPVLCGASFKNKGVQALLDAVIDYLPSPVEVPAIEGHTPHNDTHKETREVADDAPFSGLAFKIATDPFVGKLTFFRVYSGVLKSGSYVYNSSKDKRERVSRLLQMHANKREEVEEVRAGDIAAAIGLRDTRTGDTMCDDEHPIILEAMKFPMPVIDVAIEPKTKADQDKLAIALQKLAEEDPTFRVHTDEETGQTIISGMGELHLEIIVDRMQREFKVDANIGRPQVAYRETIKKRVEKVEGKFIRQSGGKGQYGHVVINIEPAKHGEGFIFEDKIVGGTIPREFIGPAENGMREALENGVIAGYPMVDVKAELVYGSYHDVDSSEMAFKIAGSMAIKEAVKRANPVILEPIMNVEVVCPNDYMGDILGDLSARRGKIGGMTQRGEAQVIAASVPLSEMFGYSTKLRSQSQGRAVYSMEFSHYAEVPKSKAEEIMNKVKK
- a CDS encoding Uma2 family endonuclease produces the protein MPAAQTEWTVEMVHAIPDDNNRYEVVDGELFVTPAPSWRHGDVIAELHLILADYVKQNSVGHVKLAPQDVVLDHRTLVEPDIFVVPLVEGKKPRVWEDVGKMLLVIEVLSPSTARLDRRVKRERYQRESVPQYWIVDVDARLIERWRPSDDRPEILVERIEWEPAGAPEPLVIELREFFQQALE
- a CDS encoding nuclear transport factor 2 family protein, which encodes MMIRMLTLLFLVGGSRTAVAQCSDADKKALEAFDRAWGNASVAGERAFLQNAYADDYMGLSAAGTTTKAQTIDNTMRDAERNRANPQPVAIPPDNFIITCTPNTATITHRNTFISRADGKEETFYNRSIHFLEKRGGRWQAVSSTSNALNDQGALLYMERDWNEAWKRRDVAWFEKNYAANASDVNSRTGELRTRAQEIEAMKADKSVLESLELSDLNVRVDGNAAVVTGVNHVKGRDAQGKPFERRTRFTDTFIKRDGRWLVWATQGTNIPQ